A window of the Vibrio fluvialis genome harbors these coding sequences:
- a CDS encoding TerB family tellurite resistance protein, protein MFNAITSLFKQLLDGQDLSRQKQSPNLAIACLLSEVAGADHQIDDKEQQAKLTLLQRLLGLDESEANVLIDSADEQIRQSASLYDFTSQLRELTQETRFELIKAMWEVAHADGEIDPLEDAVIRKAAELLYVDHSQFIRAKLMVTDGK, encoded by the coding sequence ATGTTCAATGCGATTACTTCACTGTTTAAACAATTGCTCGACGGTCAGGATCTGAGTCGACAGAAGCAGAGCCCGAACCTCGCCATTGCATGCTTACTGAGTGAAGTGGCAGGTGCCGACCATCAGATTGATGACAAAGAGCAGCAAGCGAAACTCACGCTGCTTCAGCGTCTGCTCGGTCTTGACGAGAGTGAAGCTAATGTACTTATCGACAGTGCGGACGAACAGATTCGCCAGTCGGCTTCACTGTATGATTTTACTTCACAGCTGCGTGAACTGACTCAGGAAACCCGCTTTGAACTTATCAAAGCGATGTGGGAAGTCGCGCACGCCGACGGCGAGATCGATCCACTGGAAGATGCTGTGATTCGCAAAGCCGCTGAGCTGCTCTATGTCGATCACAGTCAGTTTATTCGCGCCAAACTGATGGTTACAGACGGTAAATAA
- a CDS encoding 3'-5' exonuclease: MNYNRVVCFDLEMCCWNENGVGTTGEIIEVGLAEIDLTAGEIVKRAQYYVKPEQDEVSLFCAELTGITPRKIEKQGRPLAAVIQSMVKNFGGSQKIYASWGRDDLILINECRAKGIDVPFQEFVNLATLYRIQNRLKDKRIGHRAAQEAKGIEWEGRQHSGYVDAYNLARLALTML; encoded by the coding sequence ATGAACTATAACCGGGTCGTGTGCTTCGATTTGGAAATGTGCTGTTGGAATGAAAACGGAGTGGGCACCACAGGTGAGATCATTGAAGTGGGTCTGGCTGAGATTGATTTAACTGCAGGTGAAATCGTCAAGCGTGCTCAATATTACGTGAAACCAGAACAGGACGAAGTGTCGCTGTTTTGCGCCGAGTTAACGGGTATCACGCCGCGTAAGATTGAAAAGCAGGGCCGACCTTTGGCGGCTGTGATTCAATCGATGGTGAAAAATTTTGGCGGCTCACAGAAGATTTATGCATCTTGGGGACGCGATGATCTGATCCTGATTAACGAGTGTCGTGCTAAAGGTATCGACGTACCGTTTCAAGAGTTTGTTAATCTGGCCACACTTTACCGGATCCAGAATCGGCTGAAGGACAAGCGAATTGGCCATCGTGCCGCTCAGGAAGCGAAAGGCATTGAGTGGGAAGGGCGTCAGCACTCCGGCTATGTGGATGCTTATAATCTGGCCAGGCTCGCGTTGACGATGCTGTAA
- a CDS encoding sensor domain-containing diguanylate cyclase yields the protein MTKKFKNFLPFSITLLTLLFTVGVVSVAYLVQQRYTKTMFENLADRQVQSLQQFVNSDIHFIGSGANFFHSVSPMNWSRFRIYASDVLSGSKSLIGLQWLQRIEVQDIPAYEAKMAKRYPGFTIYTVLEGGKIVYGYQLKGEPIFAVTDIFPRTPVNIDLLGFYSSRKRFEFVLDYISTTTNPSVSDKIRLLQDGRDSSTPKDGLLIYHPVFDQYRHHLLGVMVGVIRLSVYFDELVLKTAAEHQMALRVVDTGFDSEDDPVLYQSNNWIHGEGLQVTRRVELPNREWLVDFRLPQPLTQNDKWVLIGLGIGGSMIALLLGFVSHLLIREKETLNSKLEERTKELRFMVEHDSLTGIFNRRAFNRILDVYVRDQKPFTLVSFDIDNFKSINDRYSHLAGDQVLVAVTKTIETLLDPEDIFVRTGGDEFSILCHVTEPEQLKSYLETIRRTVELSRFDTDYHQLSVSLSIGAAINEGYSEQELLQRADTMLYESKAKGRNQVSIAD from the coding sequence ATGACTAAAAAATTCAAAAATTTCCTGCCATTTAGCATTACTTTGCTCACTTTATTGTTTACCGTTGGTGTTGTCTCTGTGGCTTATCTGGTGCAGCAGCGTTATACCAAAACGATGTTTGAGAACTTGGCGGATCGACAGGTGCAATCACTGCAGCAGTTTGTGAACAGTGATATTCATTTCATCGGTTCAGGTGCCAATTTCTTTCACAGCGTCAGTCCGATGAATTGGAGTCGTTTTCGCATTTACGCCAGTGACGTTCTCTCTGGTTCAAAAAGTTTAATCGGTTTGCAGTGGTTACAGCGAATCGAAGTCCAAGATATACCAGCCTATGAAGCCAAGATGGCAAAACGTTATCCAGGCTTTACGATTTATACGGTGCTTGAAGGCGGTAAAATCGTATATGGTTATCAACTGAAAGGTGAGCCTATCTTTGCGGTGACCGATATTTTTCCCCGGACGCCAGTAAACATCGACCTGCTGGGCTTTTATTCATCACGTAAACGCTTTGAATTCGTGTTGGACTATATTTCAACCACTACCAATCCCAGTGTCTCTGACAAAATTCGGCTCCTTCAGGATGGCCGAGACTCGTCAACCCCCAAAGATGGATTACTGATTTATCATCCGGTGTTTGATCAGTATCGTCATCATTTACTGGGTGTGATGGTGGGTGTAATTCGTCTGTCGGTCTACTTTGATGAATTGGTTCTCAAAACGGCCGCAGAGCACCAGATGGCACTGCGTGTGGTCGATACTGGTTTTGATTCTGAAGATGATCCGGTGCTCTATCAGAGCAACAACTGGATTCACGGTGAAGGCCTTCAGGTGACTCGTAGAGTTGAATTGCCGAATCGCGAATGGTTGGTGGATTTTCGCCTCCCTCAGCCGTTGACTCAGAATGATAAATGGGTACTGATTGGGCTTGGTATTGGTGGCAGCATGATTGCGTTGCTGTTGGGTTTTGTGAGCCATTTGCTGATCCGTGAAAAAGAGACGCTCAATTCCAAATTGGAAGAACGGACCAAAGAGCTGCGTTTTATGGTAGAACACGACAGCTTGACGGGTATTTTCAACCGCCGCGCGTTTAACCGGATTCTCGATGTGTATGTGCGCGACCAGAAGCCATTTACTCTGGTCAGTTTTGACATTGACAACTTCAAATCGATTAACGACCGCTACAGCCATCTGGCCGGGGATCAGGTGCTGGTTGCTGTGACGAAAACCATCGAAACTCTGCTTGATCCGGAGGATATTTTTGTCCGCACTGGTGGTGATGAGTTTTCGATACTCTGTCATGTGACGGAGCCAGAGCAATTGAAGAGCTATCTGGAAACGATTCGGCGCACAGTGGAGTTAAGCCGCTTTGACACCGATTATCACCAGCTTTCGGTTTCGCTGAGTATCGGGGCGGCCATCAATGAAGGGTATTCCGAGCAGGAACTGTTGCAACGCGCCGACACTATGTTGTACGAAAGTAAAGCAAAAGGGCGAAATCAGGTCTCAATTGCTGACTAA
- a CDS encoding DUF2760 domain-containing protein, which translates to MNFDLHLIPTTFDMLHAGLAASSVLLLILAVSRKSKIIEKVVEKPVEKIVEVEKPVEKIVEVEKIVEVEKVIEKVVEVESKLATASTDSAMQLLSLFQQEARLIDFLKEDVTSFSDEEVGAAARVIHAGGQKVLKEYVALTPVRSEDEESRITIAEGFNPQEVRLTGNVTGNAPFTGTLIHKGWKAESMTLPKLAENYDASIIAPAEVEL; encoded by the coding sequence ATGAACTTCGATTTACATTTGATTCCAACAACCTTCGATATGCTTCATGCCGGTTTAGCTGCATCCAGCGTCCTTTTGCTGATCCTTGCGGTATCACGCAAGTCGAAAATCATCGAGAAAGTCGTAGAGAAGCCGGTTGAAAAAATCGTCGAAGTGGAAAAACCCGTCGAGAAGATCGTCGAAGTCGAAAAAATCGTTGAAGTCGAAAAAGTGATCGAAAAAGTGGTGGAAGTTGAATCCAAACTGGCCACGGCTTCTACTGACTCTGCGATGCAACTACTTTCCCTATTCCAACAGGAAGCACGCCTGATCGACTTCCTGAAAGAAGACGTCACTAGCTTCTCTGATGAAGAAGTGGGCGCAGCGGCACGCGTTATCCACGCTGGCGGCCAAAAAGTACTGAAAGAGTATGTGGCGCTGACTCCGGTTCGCAGCGAAGACGAAGAGTCTCGCATTACTATCGCGGAAGGCTTCAACCCACAAGAAGTTCGCCTGACAGGTAACGTTACTGGCAACGCACCGTTTACCGGCACACTGATCCACAAAGGCTGGAAAGCTGAATCAATGACACTGCCAAAACTGGCGGAAAACTACGATGCTTCGATTATTGCCCCTGCTGAGGTAGAGCTGTAA
- a CDS encoding Hsp70 family protein has product MEHNTTQATSETTAKYSVGIDLGTTHCVLSYVDTQTEDARVEVMAIPQMTAPGTVEDRMQLGSFLYQPHEHEMSTSSRRLPWTDEPKALVGAIARNLGSKTPIRLIASAKSWLCHAGVNRRDAFLPQGSPEDVEKVSPLRATELYLEHLKDAWNHAHPQHPLAEQEVTITVPASFDPAARDLTAEAARNVGFVHLTLLEEPQAALYSWIDNSNDEWRNEVNVGDIVLVVDIGGGTTDLSLVEVTEDDGNLTLNRIAVGEHILLGGDNMDLALAYRLKMKLAQEGKELQPWQVQAMTHACRDAKEALLSDSELQSVPIVVPSRGSKLLGATLKTELTKQEVQQTLVDGFFPQVTISEHPVQKPRGALTQMGLPYAQDAGITRHIAAFLAKQANAQGQAEAAPFNMAGIPGMPAPSIEFIKPTAILFNGGVLKSDLLANRLFTTINQWLTNSDSPVAKRLTGLDLDLAVASGAAYYGSVRRGQGVRIRGGIASAYYVGIESAMPAIPGMAPPMEALCVAPFGMEEGSSVNVPSQEFGLIIGQPVHFQFFGSTVRRDDVAGTHLDYWAPEELEELPEIQVTLPVSEGRREGEVVPVTLASRVTELGTLYLEAIASDNGQKWHVEFDVREGSNEQLAQEHHH; this is encoded by the coding sequence ATGGAACACAACACCACTCAAGCAACTTCTGAAACCACAGCGAAATACAGCGTAGGTATCGACTTGGGTACCACGCACTGCGTGTTGTCGTATGTCGATACACAAACCGAAGACGCACGTGTTGAAGTGATGGCGATTCCTCAAATGACGGCGCCGGGCACGGTCGAAGATCGCATGCAACTGGGCTCTTTCTTGTATCAGCCGCACGAACATGAAATGTCTACCAGTTCTCGTCGTCTGCCTTGGACTGACGAACCCAAAGCGCTGGTGGGTGCGATTGCACGTAATCTGGGTTCTAAAACGCCGATTCGTCTGATTGCCAGCGCAAAATCATGGCTGTGCCATGCTGGCGTGAACCGCCGCGACGCATTCCTGCCACAAGGCAGCCCGGAAGATGTTGAGAAAGTCTCTCCCCTGCGCGCGACCGAATTGTATCTGGAACATTTAAAAGATGCGTGGAATCACGCACACCCGCAGCATCCGCTGGCCGAACAAGAAGTCACCATCACGGTTCCGGCTTCATTTGACCCGGCTGCGCGCGATCTGACGGCAGAAGCGGCACGTAATGTGGGCTTTGTTCACCTGACGCTGCTGGAAGAACCTCAAGCGGCACTTTACAGCTGGATCGATAACAGCAACGACGAATGGCGCAACGAAGTCAATGTCGGTGATATTGTATTGGTGGTCGATATCGGCGGTGGTACCACTGACTTGTCTCTGGTGGAAGTCACCGAAGACGACGGCAACCTGACGCTCAATCGCATTGCCGTGGGCGAGCACATTCTGCTGGGCGGCGACAACATGGATTTGGCGCTGGCGTACCGTTTGAAGATGAAACTGGCACAGGAAGGCAAAGAGCTGCAACCTTGGCAAGTTCAAGCCATGACTCACGCTTGCCGTGACGCCAAAGAAGCGCTGCTGAGCGATTCGGAACTGCAATCGGTGCCGATCGTGGTGCCAAGTCGTGGCTCTAAACTGCTGGGCGCAACGCTGAAAACGGAACTGACCAAGCAGGAAGTTCAGCAAACACTGGTAGACGGTTTCTTCCCACAAGTGACCATCTCTGAGCATCCGGTCCAAAAACCGCGTGGTGCCCTGACTCAAATGGGTCTGCCTTATGCACAAGATGCGGGTATTACCCGTCACATTGCCGCGTTTTTGGCCAAACAAGCCAATGCACAAGGCCAAGCGGAAGCCGCACCATTTAATATGGCTGGCATTCCGGGTATGCCAGCACCAAGCATCGAATTCATCAAGCCTACCGCGATTTTGTTTAACGGTGGCGTACTCAAATCTGACCTGCTGGCGAATCGCCTGTTCACCACGATTAACCAATGGCTGACCAACTCAGACAGTCCGGTTGCGAAACGACTGACTGGTCTGGATTTGGATCTGGCAGTGGCCAGCGGTGCGGCTTACTACGGATCCGTTCGTCGTGGCCAAGGCGTGCGTATCCGCGGCGGTATCGCGTCGGCTTACTACGTGGGTATCGAAAGCGCAATGCCAGCGATTCCGGGTATGGCTCCTCCAATGGAAGCCCTGTGTGTGGCACCGTTTGGGATGGAAGAAGGCTCAAGCGTCAATGTCCCAAGTCAGGAGTTTGGCCTGATCATCGGCCAGCCAGTGCACTTCCAGTTCTTTGGTTCAACAGTTCGTCGTGACGATGTTGCCGGAACACACCTTGATTACTGGGCTCCAGAAGAGCTGGAAGAACTGCCAGAAATTCAGGTTACGCTACCAGTCTCAGAAGGTCGCCGTGAAGGCGAAGTGGTGCCGGTCACTCTGGCGTCACGTGTTACTGAACTAGGCACGTTGTATCTTGAAGCGATAGCCTCGGATAACGGTCAGAAATGGCACGTAGAATTTGATGTGCGCGAAGGCAGCAACGAGCAGCTTGCTCAGGAACACCATCACTAA
- a CDS encoding Hsp70 family protein, whose translation MTTPRFLVGIDLGTTNTVVAFCELNDDLENAPVELFPIDQLIGPGEVVRKPLLPSFRYHPAAGQIADSDLTLPWEHQPVEGDLPQVIVGQWARDLGAKVEGRQVSSAKSWLSHQGVDREQPILPWAGAADVEKVSPVIASASYLNHIRQAWNHRHPGNRLEDQDVVVTVPASFDETARKLTLEAARLAGLNRIVLLEEPQAVCYDWYARHKESASEQLASLPLILVCDVGGGTTDLSLIEAKFENDQLALNRIGVGEHLMLGGDNLDLALAHLAESRFNQGKKLTASGLTKLIQQTRQAKESLLSGEAPETVKITMLGSGSKLLGGTKSISLSKEEVHQIALDGFFPISDFGQLPDKRRSAVVEFGLPYVADPAVSKHVAEFLTQHQQVSHAALHSEDSTQPAIPVGILLNGGVFNSDLITDRMLSLLGHWRGDAVTQLDNPHPDWSVALGAVAFGKARRGAQLKIGGGAARSYFLHLQEKNRIGKALCLLAKGTEEGQEIRLTSRRFSLTLGEPVRFNLLTSTHDSLADNIAVQNGVLVAIDADKFQPLPPYITTLQGDDTVQLHANQKQRVEVLLACQLTEVGTLKIECVSVEEENKRWLMEFEVRHDAPSQGSADSTESKADPRLEQAKELIIKTYSGNKASAESGAVKTLSKDLDKLLGKRDEWDFFTLRSLFDCFAQGRKRRRRSEQHEKNWLRLAGYTLRPGFGDATDSWRIEQIWSLYQQGIQFQNHQSWTDWWVFWRRVAGGLNQEQQEAILADIAKYLHPGASRNPKSAKEAQDKGYEAMVRLAASLEHLEVEDKILLTSWFISKAINHNQFEQAHWWAVGRLAARTPLYGSAHNVIAREQAQQWLPKLLAENWAKEPMIAFAAVMICRKTGDRALDISDDWRDQVLDKLKQSKVPESWITLVAEVSELTESESKRVFGDALPSGLTLLPH comes from the coding sequence ATGACAACACCGCGCTTTCTGGTCGGGATCGATTTAGGGACGACCAACACCGTCGTCGCATTCTGTGAACTTAACGATGATCTCGAAAACGCTCCGGTTGAGCTGTTTCCTATTGACCAACTGATTGGTCCTGGTGAAGTGGTTCGTAAGCCGCTGCTGCCCTCTTTCCGTTACCATCCTGCGGCGGGACAGATCGCCGACAGCGACCTGACCTTACCGTGGGAACACCAACCAGTCGAAGGCGACCTGCCACAGGTGATCGTCGGACAGTGGGCGCGTGATTTGGGCGCGAAAGTGGAAGGCCGTCAGGTATCGAGTGCCAAAAGCTGGCTCTCGCACCAAGGCGTCGATCGCGAACAACCGATTCTGCCTTGGGCAGGTGCGGCCGACGTAGAGAAAGTCTCGCCAGTCATCGCCAGCGCCAGTTATCTCAATCACATCCGTCAGGCATGGAACCACCGCCATCCTGGCAACCGATTGGAAGATCAGGACGTGGTCGTGACGGTACCGGCATCGTTTGACGAAACGGCTCGAAAACTCACACTGGAAGCGGCACGTCTTGCAGGTTTGAACCGGATTGTGTTACTCGAAGAACCACAGGCAGTCTGCTATGACTGGTACGCCCGCCACAAAGAGAGCGCTTCTGAACAACTGGCCAGCTTGCCGTTGATTCTGGTGTGTGATGTCGGCGGCGGGACCACTGACCTGAGCTTGATTGAGGCTAAGTTCGAAAACGATCAACTGGCGCTGAACCGCATCGGAGTTGGCGAACATTTGATGCTCGGTGGTGATAACCTTGACCTCGCATTGGCTCACTTGGCGGAATCGCGCTTTAATCAGGGCAAAAAACTGACCGCTTCCGGCCTGACCAAATTGATCCAGCAAACTCGTCAGGCAAAAGAAAGCCTGCTATCCGGCGAGGCCCCGGAGACGGTGAAGATCACCATGCTAGGCAGTGGCTCTAAGCTACTGGGCGGCACCAAAAGTATTAGCCTCAGCAAAGAAGAAGTCCACCAAATCGCCTTGGATGGCTTTTTCCCGATTTCCGATTTCGGCCAATTGCCCGATAAACGCCGAAGCGCCGTAGTTGAATTTGGCCTGCCTTATGTGGCCGACCCTGCCGTGAGTAAACACGTGGCCGAGTTTTTGACTCAGCACCAGCAAGTCTCGCACGCCGCACTGCACTCGGAAGATTCAACCCAGCCTGCGATTCCTGTCGGCATTTTGTTGAACGGCGGTGTATTCAACAGTGATCTCATCACAGATCGTATGTTGTCTTTGTTAGGGCACTGGCGCGGTGACGCGGTCACTCAACTGGATAACCCACATCCGGACTGGTCGGTGGCGTTGGGCGCGGTTGCCTTTGGCAAAGCACGCCGTGGGGCTCAGCTCAAAATTGGCGGTGGCGCTGCCCGCTCCTATTTCCTGCATCTGCAGGAGAAAAATCGCATAGGCAAAGCACTGTGTCTGCTGGCGAAAGGAACAGAAGAAGGCCAGGAAATTCGCCTCACCAGTCGCCGTTTCTCCCTCACATTGGGTGAGCCGGTTCGCTTCAATCTGCTCACTTCGACGCACGATTCGCTCGCTGACAATATCGCGGTACAAAATGGTGTGTTGGTTGCCATTGATGCCGATAAGTTTCAGCCGTTGCCGCCATACATCACCACACTGCAAGGCGATGACACGGTGCAGTTGCACGCCAACCAAAAGCAGCGCGTTGAAGTTCTGCTCGCTTGCCAGTTAACGGAAGTCGGTACACTGAAAATAGAATGCGTGTCGGTGGAAGAGGAAAACAAACGCTGGTTGATGGAGTTTGAAGTCCGCCACGATGCACCCTCGCAAGGTAGCGCTGATTCAACTGAAAGCAAAGCCGATCCACGCTTAGAACAGGCGAAAGAGCTGATCATAAAAACCTACAGCGGCAACAAAGCCAGTGCCGAGTCTGGCGCTGTCAAAACCCTGAGTAAAGATCTCGACAAACTGTTAGGCAAACGTGATGAGTGGGATTTCTTCACGCTGCGTAGCCTGTTTGATTGCTTCGCGCAGGGACGTAAACGCCGCCGCCGCTCTGAACAACACGAGAAAAACTGGTTGCGCTTAGCAGGCTATACGCTACGCCCGGGCTTCGGTGATGCCACAGACTCTTGGCGCATTGAACAGATCTGGAGCCTCTATCAACAAGGGATCCAGTTTCAGAATCATCAAAGCTGGACTGACTGGTGGGTATTCTGGCGCCGTGTGGCGGGAGGATTGAACCAAGAACAGCAAGAAGCGATTCTGGCGGACATCGCCAAGTATCTGCATCCGGGCGCGTCACGCAACCCGAAATCCGCGAAAGAGGCCCAAGACAAAGGTTACGAAGCCATGGTGCGTTTGGCCGCTTCGCTGGAACATCTGGAAGTGGAAGATAAAATACTGTTGACCAGCTGGTTCATCAGTAAAGCCATTAACCACAACCAGTTTGAGCAGGCCCACTGGTGGGCCGTGGGTCGTCTTGCGGCTCGCACACCACTCTACGGTAGCGCGCATAATGTGATTGCTCGTGAACAAGCTCAACAGTGGCTGCCGAAACTGCTGGCGGAGAACTGGGCGAAGGAACCGATGATCGCTTTTGCCGCAGTGATGATCTGCCGTAAAACCGGTGACCGCGCGTTGGATATCTCCGACGATTGGCGCGATCAAGTTCTCGACAAACTCAAGCAGAGCAAAGTGCCGGAATCTTGGATTACTCTGGTGGCCGAAGTGTCCGAGCTGACCGAGAGTGAATCTAAGCGCGTGTTTGGGGACGCACTGCCAAGCGGCCTGACTCTTCTGCCGCACTAA
- a CDS encoding GGDEF domain-containing protein: MLDIDVLKFATILNNIICSLVACIFLWLLRGKLTHHKVSAAGWFAAYFLLFSLAFVTTTMRGWVPIEIVVLSNNFLYQTVTYMLLFGVISWFRRPITNKLMAFAATHTIAYTCIQLWLLRQYPEHFDWRINLAAVSYSAVHLTSAWYAFRHMKKSSSGEKLLTTSLLLSSVCVFLPMFLFHQFQSAVYFLSGVVVGQNLLTVVSLGAMLSLFFYDEIEWHYHRSIHDELTGIFNRRHFMEQAANRLNNAKEAYTVAIIDVDHFKQVNDTFGHDVGDRALTAIAQLMFRHFRRDLVARYGGEEFVVLLAGSVEETRFKLERFNHEVANHAMEISGQHVDLTVSIGMASVQSDQHLQQALKQADVALYDAKGKGRNRLVSLV; encoded by the coding sequence TTGCTGGATATTGATGTTCTAAAGTTTGCAACCATACTCAACAACATTATTTGTAGTTTGGTTGCCTGTATTTTCCTCTGGCTATTGAGAGGTAAACTGACTCACCACAAGGTTTCTGCAGCTGGTTGGTTTGCCGCTTATTTCTTGTTGTTTTCATTGGCATTTGTGACTACCACCATGCGAGGCTGGGTACCGATCGAAATTGTGGTATTGAGCAATAATTTCCTTTATCAAACCGTCACTTATATGCTGCTGTTTGGCGTCATCAGTTGGTTTCGACGTCCCATCACCAATAAATTAATGGCTTTCGCCGCTACGCATACTATTGCTTACACCTGCATTCAGCTTTGGTTATTACGTCAGTACCCAGAGCACTTTGATTGGCGGATTAATCTGGCGGCAGTCAGCTATTCTGCGGTGCATCTGACCAGTGCCTGGTATGCATTCCGCCATATGAAAAAGTCCAGCAGTGGTGAAAAGCTGCTGACCACCAGTTTATTACTGTCCAGCGTTTGTGTTTTCTTACCGATGTTTTTGTTCCACCAGTTCCAATCAGCGGTTTATTTCCTCAGTGGGGTGGTCGTGGGGCAAAACTTGCTGACGGTTGTGAGCCTGGGTGCGATGTTGTCGTTGTTCTTTTACGATGAAATTGAATGGCATTACCACCGTTCGATACATGACGAACTAACCGGCATTTTCAACCGCCGCCATTTTATGGAGCAGGCCGCGAACCGGCTCAACAATGCTAAAGAAGCCTACACGGTTGCGATCATCGACGTTGACCATTTTAAGCAGGTGAATGACACCTTTGGTCATGACGTAGGGGATCGCGCATTGACGGCGATAGCACAGTTGATGTTTCGTCATTTCAGACGTGATCTCGTTGCCCGTTATGGTGGTGAAGAGTTTGTCGTTCTGCTGGCCGGAAGTGTTGAAGAGACGCGCTTTAAGTTGGAGCGCTTTAATCACGAAGTGGCGAATCACGCTATGGAGATCAGTGGGCAACATGTCGACCTGACGGTCAGTATCGGTATGGCGTCAGTACAATCTGACCAACATCTTCAGCAGGCGCTCAAGCAGGCAGACGTTGCCTTGTATGATGCGAAAGGCAAAGGGCGGAATCGCCTGGTTTCGTTGGTGTGA
- a CDS encoding MSHA operon transcriptional regulator — protein sequence MNQDKFMHIYRLPGSIQIRIAKWQATFRGTSDLVLHNALLVRNKQYQTPDFLPRGWCLTPFSEDEISITHHGSYIQTTILTMLDRKVAYKRVYLSRLAQEKAEPALHAFKVEWMRKYNRVVKKYNQIKKKEFLRLAREEEETLYPSIPKGEFDKVLWNRLVVTELGPEKKFNNPYFVSKADF from the coding sequence ATGAATCAAGACAAATTCATGCACATCTATCGTTTGCCGGGTTCCATTCAGATTCGTATTGCCAAATGGCAGGCGACATTTCGAGGAACGTCGGATCTCGTTCTGCACAACGCGCTATTAGTGCGTAATAAACAGTATCAGACGCCCGACTTTTTGCCTCGTGGATGGTGTTTAACGCCCTTCTCGGAAGATGAGATTTCGATTACCCATCATGGAAGTTATATTCAGACCACTATATTGACCATGCTGGATCGTAAAGTGGCGTATAAACGTGTCTATCTTTCGCGCTTAGCGCAGGAAAAAGCAGAACCTGCCCTACACGCATTCAAAGTAGAATGGATGCGCAAGTACAATCGTGTTGTAAAGAAATACAATCAGATCAAAAAGAAAGAGTTTCTGCGTCTGGCTCGCGAAGAAGAAGAAACGCTCTACCCGTCTATTCCTAAGGGCGAATTTGATAAGGTGCTGTGGAATCGCTTAGTTGTGACAGAGCTGGGGCCTGAGAAAAAGTTCAACAACCCTTATTTCGTCAGCAAAGCGGACTTTTAA